One Fontisphaera persica DNA window includes the following coding sequences:
- the hrpB gene encoding ATP-dependent helicase HrpB — MTERLPIYAIEADIIERLQQHHRLIVQAPTGSGKSTQVPQMLLRHGLLGDGQAIILQPRRLAARLLAARVAREMEVPLGREVGYSIRFENFSSPSTRIRYVTEGILLRQMVEDPQLKGVTAILFDEFHERHLYGDITLARALELQETTRPDLKILVMSATLDTRLLWNYLQPCAAVTSEGRTFPVDVDYLPVRAGGGLPVWQLAADALGRALREGMEGDVLIFMPGSYEIQQTLEAVRQLPEARGLLVLPLHGELPPQAQDAAVARYERRKVVVATNVAETSLTIDGVRLVIDSGLARIPRYDPNRGINTLFIEKISRASADQRAGRAGRTAPGRCLRLWSAQEHWERPAQETPEVKRLDLSEVVLTLKAAGIGKLQAFRWLEPPSTEALVHAEELLTDLGALDHNGQITTLGRKMLAFPVHPRYARLLLAAADYRCVPQAALMAALTQGRDLLLRRLDRVSGQNRDDLLGEKAESDFFLLMRAWNYAVRHDFRPEACQRVGINPQAARQVGPLQEQFLRIAAREGLPVETERVSDEALCKCLLAAFADRLARRVDMGTLRCELVHGRKGVLARDSVVHHSPLLVVAEIREVEAADKTIQTLLSLASAVKPEWLRELFPEDIHQKQRIYYDATDRRVYCEACLMFRDLPLETRKVEPPPLEAAAPLLAAEVAAGRLTLKHWDHEVEQWIIRLNFLAAHCPELELPPLQEADRLHLIEQICHGAFTYKEIKDRPVKPVVQSWLSPAQQELLNRHAPERVDLGNGRRPKVVYAAGASPYSAVRIQELFGIEKTPRLAMGRVPLTLHILAPNMRPVQVTQDLAGFWREHYPRLKQELQRKYPKHEWR; from the coding sequence ATGACGGAACGCCTGCCCATTTACGCTATTGAGGCGGACATTATCGAACGCCTCCAGCAGCACCACCGCTTGATTGTACAGGCACCCACAGGCTCAGGGAAATCCACCCAGGTCCCTCAAATGCTGCTGCGCCACGGCCTGCTGGGCGACGGGCAAGCCATCATCCTCCAACCACGCCGATTGGCCGCCAGATTGCTGGCTGCACGCGTCGCGCGGGAAATGGAAGTGCCCTTGGGGCGTGAAGTGGGATACAGTATCCGATTTGAAAACTTTAGTTCGCCGTCCACCCGCATTCGTTATGTTACCGAGGGTATTCTGTTGCGGCAAATGGTGGAAGACCCGCAACTCAAAGGTGTTACTGCCATCCTTTTTGATGAATTTCATGAGCGCCACCTTTACGGCGACATTACCCTGGCACGGGCGTTGGAACTTCAGGAGACCACTCGCCCTGACCTGAAAATATTGGTGATGTCGGCCACGTTGGATACCCGACTTTTGTGGAATTACTTGCAACCCTGTGCCGCGGTGACTTCGGAAGGGCGCACTTTTCCGGTGGACGTGGATTACCTGCCGGTGCGAGCTGGCGGAGGACTGCCCGTCTGGCAACTGGCGGCGGACGCGCTTGGCAGAGCTTTGCGAGAAGGGATGGAGGGGGATGTCTTAATCTTCATGCCGGGCAGTTATGAAATCCAGCAAACGCTGGAAGCAGTGCGCCAATTGCCAGAAGCCCGCGGCCTGCTCGTGCTGCCGTTGCATGGAGAACTGCCTCCGCAAGCCCAGGATGCCGCCGTGGCCCGCTATGAACGACGCAAGGTGGTCGTGGCCACCAACGTGGCTGAAACCTCGCTGACCATTGATGGGGTGCGCCTGGTCATTGATAGCGGCCTGGCGCGCATCCCGCGCTATGATCCAAATCGGGGCATCAACACCTTGTTCATTGAAAAAATCAGTCGTGCTTCTGCTGACCAGCGAGCTGGACGTGCCGGGCGTACAGCGCCGGGGCGCTGCCTGCGGCTATGGAGTGCCCAGGAGCATTGGGAACGTCCTGCCCAGGAAACGCCGGAAGTCAAGCGGCTGGACTTGTCCGAAGTCGTTTTGACACTCAAAGCGGCTGGTATTGGGAAGCTGCAAGCATTTCGCTGGCTTGAGCCACCCTCTACCGAAGCGCTGGTGCATGCAGAGGAATTGCTGACCGATTTGGGGGCTTTGGACCACAACGGCCAGATCACCACGCTGGGACGCAAAATGCTCGCCTTCCCTGTGCATCCTCGCTATGCGCGGTTGTTATTGGCGGCGGCCGATTATCGTTGCGTGCCGCAAGCGGCCTTGATGGCTGCTTTAACCCAGGGGCGTGACCTTTTGCTGCGGCGACTGGACAGGGTCTCGGGCCAAAATCGTGATGATCTATTAGGGGAAAAGGCAGAATCAGATTTTTTTCTGCTCATGCGCGCCTGGAACTATGCAGTCCGCCACGATTTCCGCCCGGAAGCCTGCCAACGTGTGGGGATCAACCCTCAAGCCGCCCGTCAGGTGGGGCCGTTGCAAGAACAATTCCTGCGCATTGCAGCGCGTGAGGGTTTGCCTGTCGAAACGGAGAGAGTTTCAGATGAGGCTCTATGTAAATGCCTCCTGGCTGCGTTTGCCGATCGGCTGGCCCGACGCGTGGACATGGGCACGCTGCGGTGTGAATTGGTGCATGGGCGCAAGGGGGTGCTGGCTCGTGACAGTGTCGTCCATCACAGTCCTCTGCTGGTGGTGGCCGAAATCCGGGAAGTGGAAGCTGCCGATAAAACCATCCAAACCTTGCTTTCCCTGGCCAGCGCGGTGAAGCCGGAATGGCTGCGGGAGCTTTTTCCTGAAGATATTCATCAAAAACAACGCATTTATTACGATGCCACCGACCGCCGGGTGTATTGTGAGGCGTGTCTGATGTTTCGGGATTTGCCCCTCGAGACCCGCAAGGTGGAGCCGCCGCCGCTGGAAGCGGCTGCGCCTTTATTGGCCGCGGAAGTTGCCGCAGGACGCTTGACCCTGAAACATTGGGACCACGAAGTCGAACAATGGATTATTCGCCTGAACTTTCTTGCTGCTCATTGCCCGGAATTGGAGCTGCCGCCGTTGCAAGAGGCTGATCGCCTGCACCTCATTGAGCAAATATGCCACGGGGCGTTTACCTACAAAGAAATTAAAGACCGCCCTGTGAAACCAGTGGTGCAATCCTGGCTCTCTCCCGCGCAACAAGAATTGCTCAACCGCCACGCTCCGGAGCGCGTGGACCTTGGCAATGGCCGCCGGCCCAAAGTGGTTTATGCCGCAGGGGCGTCGCCCTATAGCGCCGTGAGAATTCAAGAACTGTTCGGCATTGAAAAAACGCCGCGCCTGGCCATGGGACGTGTTCCCCTCACTCTGCACATCCTGGCTCCCAACATGCGTCCGGTACAGGTCACCCAGGACTTGGCCGGCTTCTGGCGTGAGCATTATCCCCGCCTCAAACAGGAATTGCAGCGCAAGTACCCCAAGCACGAATGGCGTTGA
- a CDS encoding O-antigen ligase family protein yields the protein MQVDIQRMDEVLEKVCLALLCLILVFSTLAFGAVRATEFAVATGLVLLALVLWLVRLWIAPNPRLLWPPVCWLTLLFGGYALVRAHFAPVQHEAQEEVLRVGVYALFFLWALNNLYRQEASRWVTLCLSLLAVGVSLYAMVQFVTGDTMVWHLFKPATYAQRGSGTFAYPNHLAGFLTLLLPLAITFTLAGRLNYPTRIITGYAALIMLGGIAVTLSRGGWLAAFVALVLLAAALFAMRQYRIPVLVILIVIFLGGIWFYGQAQEKIKRRVAAAFDRGHDRDPRWRLWEAGIQLWQDSPWWGHGPAHFDLVYPKYRQPVNHTQLRPNFALNEYVNTLVDYGAAGVGILTLAVALGLGGGWRAWRALSHSIHQEELRGGKRAFLMGAGIGWIGLLLACVTDFHFHLPAIALTAFALLALMCGHLRFATERYWVPLSRPTLFFFSLSLLMVGGFLGVRAWRSAEHAYWQRQADRAESGAVQLAALHRAWEAQPLSHWVAHQIGEYHRRKSWRQEGDYINQARTAMEWFQRAIELNPMDSYALIRLGMCHDWLGEHDLAEPYFLRALELDPNNYYTLANMGWHYFQRRQYRRSKVWFAASIRLNWWDNPTAYAYYRAAERLWHEKP from the coding sequence ATGCAAGTGGACATTCAACGCATGGACGAGGTGCTGGAAAAGGTGTGTCTGGCGCTTCTCTGCCTTATTTTGGTGTTTTCAACCTTGGCATTCGGGGCTGTGCGTGCCACCGAGTTTGCCGTGGCTACCGGCCTGGTCCTGCTGGCCCTCGTGTTGTGGCTGGTCCGCTTATGGATTGCCCCCAACCCGCGTTTATTGTGGCCGCCCGTGTGCTGGTTGACGTTGTTATTTGGAGGGTATGCATTGGTGCGCGCCCATTTTGCCCCCGTTCAGCATGAAGCCCAGGAAGAGGTTTTGCGTGTAGGTGTTTATGCCCTGTTTTTCCTCTGGGCACTGAATAATCTTTACCGGCAAGAGGCCAGTCGCTGGGTGACTTTGTGTTTGAGCCTGCTAGCCGTGGGTGTGTCTTTATATGCCATGGTGCAATTTGTTACCGGTGACACCATGGTTTGGCATTTGTTCAAGCCTGCCACTTATGCCCAGCGGGGCAGTGGCACTTTCGCCTATCCCAATCACCTGGCCGGATTTTTAACGCTTCTATTACCGCTGGCGATTACCTTTACCCTGGCCGGCCGGCTCAATTATCCCACCCGCATCATCACCGGCTACGCGGCATTAATCATGTTGGGGGGCATCGCGGTGACGCTTTCACGCGGGGGGTGGCTAGCAGCTTTTGTTGCGCTGGTGTTGCTGGCAGCCGCCTTGTTTGCCATGCGCCAATACCGCATTCCAGTCCTGGTCATTCTCATAGTAATTTTTCTTGGCGGCATTTGGTTTTACGGCCAGGCCCAGGAAAAAATTAAGCGACGGGTGGCGGCGGCCTTTGACCGCGGGCACGACCGTGACCCTCGCTGGCGCCTTTGGGAAGCAGGAATACAACTCTGGCAGGACAGTCCATGGTGGGGACATGGCCCGGCGCATTTTGATTTGGTCTATCCCAAATACCGGCAACCGGTGAATCATACCCAGCTTCGTCCCAATTTCGCTCTCAACGAATATGTCAATACCCTCGTGGATTACGGGGCTGCCGGGGTTGGCATCCTGACATTGGCGGTGGCCCTCGGGCTGGGGGGAGGCTGGCGCGCCTGGCGAGCGCTGAGTCATTCCATACATCAGGAGGAATTGCGCGGAGGCAAACGCGCCTTCCTCATGGGAGCGGGCATCGGATGGATTGGTCTGCTGCTGGCCTGTGTAACGGACTTCCATTTTCATTTGCCGGCGATTGCATTGACAGCGTTTGCCCTACTGGCGCTCATGTGCGGGCATTTGCGTTTCGCCACCGAGCGATACTGGGTGCCATTAAGTCGGCCCACCTTGTTTTTTTTCAGCTTGTCCCTGCTGATGGTTGGTGGCTTTCTGGGGGTGCGAGCTTGGCGCAGCGCGGAACATGCTTACTGGCAGCGCCAGGCTGACCGTGCAGAGTCTGGTGCTGTCCAACTGGCTGCCTTGCACCGGGCTTGGGAGGCCCAACCCTTGAGCCATTGGGTGGCCCATCAAATCGGCGAATACCACCGTCGCAAGAGCTGGCGCCAGGAGGGTGACTACATCAATCAGGCGCGCACTGCCATGGAGTGGTTCCAGCGGGCCATTGAATTAAATCCGATGGATTCTTATGCCCTCATTCGCCTGGGCATGTGCCACGACTGGCTGGGGGAACATGACCTGGCTGAGCCTTATTTTCTCCGTGCTCTGGAACTTGACCCCAATAATTACTACACCCTCGCCAATATGGGGTGGCATTACTTCCAGCGCCGCCAATATCGGCGCTCCAAGGTTTGGTTTGCTGCCTCCATTCGCCTGAACTGGTGGGATAATCCCACTGCTTATGCCTATTATCGCGCTGCAGAGCGCCTCTGGCATGAGAAACCTTGA
- a CDS encoding carbon-nitrogen family hydrolase produces the protein MRVIGLQYDIVWENKAANFQKVRHLLGEAALGPDTLVVLPEMFATGFSMQVAQIAEPAGGPTEQFLAQLAREYQCTVVGGKVSPGNPPLGRNEAVIFDPQGQLAGRYAKQRTFNPGDEGKYYESGSQTVLMLTGSWRWSPFICYDLRFPELFRRAAKEGAELFVIIANWPLERIEHWQILLRARAIENQAYVVGVNRCGRSPKLVYGGQSLVISPRGEVLAQAGDGEAVLAADIERESLLEYRRDFPVLADLLISPPG, from the coding sequence ATGCGGGTCATCGGCTTGCAATACGACATCGTCTGGGAAAACAAAGCTGCCAATTTTCAAAAAGTGCGGCATCTGTTGGGGGAGGCTGCGCTCGGCCCCGACACCCTTGTGGTTTTGCCCGAAATGTTCGCCACTGGTTTTTCCATGCAGGTGGCACAGATTGCTGAACCGGCAGGCGGCCCGACGGAACAATTTCTCGCTCAACTCGCACGAGAGTATCAATGCACGGTTGTGGGCGGAAAAGTTTCACCCGGCAATCCTCCCTTGGGTCGCAATGAAGCCGTTATCTTTGACCCCCAAGGCCAATTGGCTGGCCGCTATGCCAAGCAACGCACGTTTAATCCAGGCGATGAGGGAAAGTATTATGAAAGCGGTTCTCAGACGGTGCTGATGCTCACCGGCTCATGGCGGTGGTCACCTTTTATTTGCTACGACCTGCGGTTCCCCGAGTTATTCCGGCGCGCGGCCAAAGAGGGGGCAGAGTTGTTTGTGATTATTGCCAACTGGCCGCTTGAGCGGATTGAACATTGGCAGATATTGCTGCGTGCTCGCGCCATTGAAAATCAGGCCTATGTGGTGGGGGTCAACCGATGTGGACGATCACCCAAGTTGGTCTATGGTGGACAGTCGTTGGTGATATCCCCCCGCGGTGAAGTGTTGGCCCAAGCAGGCGATGGGGAAGCAGTCTTAGCCGCAGACATCGAGCGGGAAAGCCTGTTGGAATATCGTCGTGATTTTCCCGTTTTGGCTGACCTGTTAATCAGTCCTCCCGGTTAA
- a CDS encoding cation diffusion facilitator family transporter — protein MLSDTNRPQGADGFSEAKLTRYAWLSIGAAGVTIGLKTSAFFVTGSIGLLSDALESLVNLAGAIMALVVLAIAARPPDEDHAYGHSKAEYFSSGAEGTMIVVAAVSIAAAAINRLLFPQPLHDLGLGLVISVLASSINLVVAMVLGRAGRLHRSITLEANASHLMTDVWTSVAVIGGVGAVGLTGWQWLDPLIAIAMAVNITRTGWLIVRRSILGLMDTALPVEDQQVIQEVLSPYRESGLQFHALRTRQSGMRRFISMHVLVPGTWTVQQGHDWLEKLEADLRSRLPAATIFTHLEPIEDPCSWEDTRLERTSPASPASANKPPPKSA, from the coding sequence ATGCTTTCTGACACTAACAGGCCCCAGGGTGCCGATGGATTTTCCGAGGCGAAGCTGACGCGATACGCATGGTTGTCCATTGGTGCGGCAGGAGTGACGATTGGATTAAAAACCAGCGCATTTTTTGTCACTGGCTCCATCGGCCTTTTGTCGGACGCCTTAGAATCCCTGGTCAACCTAGCGGGGGCCATCATGGCTTTGGTGGTGCTGGCCATCGCTGCCCGCCCGCCGGATGAAGACCATGCTTATGGGCATAGCAAGGCAGAGTATTTCTCCAGTGGCGCCGAAGGGACGATGATTGTGGTGGCGGCGGTGAGTATTGCGGCGGCGGCCATTAACCGGCTTCTATTCCCGCAGCCCCTGCACGATTTGGGGTTGGGATTGGTCATCAGCGTGTTGGCATCCAGCATCAATTTGGTGGTGGCCATGGTATTGGGCCGTGCGGGCCGACTGCATCGTTCCATCACCTTGGAAGCTAATGCCAGTCACTTGATGACAGACGTCTGGACTTCGGTAGCGGTAATCGGGGGTGTAGGAGCGGTAGGATTGACGGGTTGGCAATGGTTGGACCCCCTAATCGCCATCGCCATGGCAGTCAACATTACTCGCACAGGCTGGCTCATTGTGCGGCGTTCCATCCTGGGGCTGATGGACACAGCCCTGCCAGTAGAGGACCAGCAAGTGATCCAGGAAGTTTTGTCACCCTATCGAGAGTCCGGTTTGCAATTTCACGCATTGCGCACCCGGCAATCGGGAATGCGCCGGTTTATTTCCATGCACGTTTTGGTGCCCGGCACCTGGACTGTTCAACAGGGGCACGACTGGCTTGAAAAACTTGAAGCTGATTTGCGGTCCCGCCTGCCAGCAGCCACAATATTCACGCATCTCGAGCCGATTGAGGATCCATGTTCCTGGGAGGACACTCGGTTGGAACGCACTTCTCCTGCCTCCCCCGCATCAGCCAACAAACCGCCGCCCAAATCGGCTTGA